A part of Mustela erminea isolate mMusErm1 chromosome 9, mMusErm1.Pri, whole genome shotgun sequence genomic DNA contains:
- the UBE2L6 gene encoding ubiquitin/ISG15-conjugating enzyme E2 L6 isoform X2 — MLACKRVAKEEPPYNLKAFHVRISFPKDYPFKPPTVTFTTRIYHPNVGHDGSVCLPIISRENWQPHTKTSQVLEALSVLVNRPDLGQPIRLELADLLAENPERFHSEAREFTLKYGADRPS, encoded by the exons ATGTTGGCCTGCAAGCGGGTGGCGAAG GAGGAACCACCCTACAACCTCAAGGCCTTCCACGTGCGCATCAGCTTCCCCAAGGACTATCCGTTCAAGCCCCCTACGGTGACATTTACTACCAGGATCTACCACCCCAACGTGGGCCACGATGGAAGCGTTTGCCTGCCCATCATCAGCCGTGAGAACTGGCAGCCTCACACCAAGACCAGCCAAG TCCTGGAGGCCCTCAGCGTGCTGGTGAATAGACCGGACCTGGGGCAGCCGATTCGGTTGGAGCTCGCCGACCTGCTGGCAGAGAACCCAGAGCGGTTCCACAGCGAGGCCAGAGAGTTCACCCTCAAGTACGGAGCCGACCGGCCCTCCTAG
- the SMTNL1 gene encoding smoothelin-like protein 1, which yields MEQKEEKPSEDGTTVSPTPEAPVTQGSGASAGEAKGTTEASGKEGPLDGAGKQERAPAEDGFPAGVQGEANGLDEVKVGSKAEAERHKGEGRKEETPVAPQMTDGKEETQADPREAEEAQGTVPASEKQQADEKGAKPPSREEAGGNDETKAELNQAAGEQEAKMEAKEADGKEEATTASQEKSSKTEEPTAEAQKEASAPEAPADSQKKAAVEGETDAEPQEADVKKEAEPGSPKEEQDGGAQIESEEGAGVIPSSPEEWLESPTEEGSGLSPDGLGPDSAASGETSPSASESSPSDVPQSPTEPPPSQEKKKEKAPERRVSAPARPRGPRAQNRKAIVDKFGGAATGPTALFRNTKAAGAAIGGVKNMLLEWCRAMTRNYEHVDIQNFSSSWSSGMAFCALIHKFFPDAFDYAALEPTQRRHNFTLAFDTAEKLADCAQLLEVDDMVRLAVPDSKCVYTYIQELYRSLVQKGLVKTKKK from the exons atggagcagaaggaggagaagcccTCTGAGGATGGGACCACTGTCTCCCCAACCCCAGAGGCCCCTGTGACGCAGGGAAGCGGAGCCTCTGCAGGAGAGGCCAAAGGCACCACCGAGGCGAGCGGAAAAGAGGGGCCCCTGGACGGAGCGGGAAAGCAGGAAAGAGCACCAGCCGAGGACGGCTTCCCAGCTGGAGTTCAGGGAGAAGCCAATGGGTTGGATGAGGTCAAGGTGGGATCCAAAGCAGAGGCTGAACGTCACAagggagagggcaggaaggaagagacCCCAGTGGCTCCTCAGATGACCGATGGGAAGGAAGAGACCCAGGCCGACCCCAGGGAGGCTGAGGAAGCGCAGGGGACCGTGCCGGCCTCTGAGAAGCAGCAAGCTGATGAGAAGGGCGCCAAGCCTCCATCCAGGGAGGAAGCCGGTGGGAACGATGAGACCAAGGCTGAGCTCAACCAGGCCgctggggagcaggaggccaaGATGGAAGCCAAGGAGGCTGATGGGAAGGAGGAGGCCACGACAGCCTCTCAGGAGAAGAGCAGCAAGACAGAGGAGCCCACAGCTGAAGCCCAGAAGGAAGCCAGTGCCCCAGAGGCCCCCGCAGACTCTCAGAAGAAGGCTGCTGTGGAAGGGGAGACCGACGCTGAACCTCAGGAAGCTGACGTGAAGAAGGAGGCG GAGCCAGGCAGTCCCAAGGAAGAGCAGGACGGGGGTGCGCAGATAGAGtcggaggagggagcaggggtgaTTCCCAGCTCCCCTGAGGAATGGCTCGAGAGCCCCACAGAAGAGGGCAGTGGCCTCAGCCCAG atGGGCTGGGTCCAGACTCGGCAGCTTCTGGAGAGACCAGCCCTTCAGCCAG TGAGTCTTCACCCAGCGATGTGCCCCAGAGTCCCACAGAGCCCCCTCCgtcccaggagaagaagaaagagaaggcacCAGAGCGCAGGGTGTCAGCCCCTGCCCGGCCGCGGGGGCCCAGAGCACAGAACCGCAAAGCCATCGTGGACAAGTTTGGCGG GGCTGCGACGGGCCCCACTGCCCTGTTCCGAAACACGAAGGCCGCAGGGGCAGCCATTGGTGGGGTCAAGAACATGCTCCTGGAGTGGTGCCGGGCCATGACAAGAAACTATGAG CACGTGGACATCCAGAACTTCTCCTCGAGCTGGAGCAGTGGCATGGCCTTCTGTGCCCTCATCCACAAGTTTTTCCCCGACGCCTTTGACTACGCAGCGCTGGAGCCCACGCAGCGCCGGCACAACTTCACCTTGGCCTTCGACACAGCAGA GAAACTGGCCGACTGCGCCCAGCTGCTGGAGGTGGACGACATGGTGCGGCTGGCGGTGCCTGACTCCAAGTGCGTCTACACCTACATCCAGGAGCTGTACCGTAGCCTTGTGCAGAAGGGGCTGGTGAAGACCAAGAAGAAATGA
- the UBE2L6 gene encoding ubiquitin/ISG15-conjugating enzyme E2 L6 isoform X1, producing the protein MLACKRVAKELEDLQAELPPYLRNLFIDDADVLVWHVLLLPEEPPYNLKAFHVRISFPKDYPFKPPTVTFTTRIYHPNVGHDGSVCLPIISRENWQPHTKTSQVLEALSVLVNRPDLGQPIRLELADLLAENPERFHSEAREFTLKYGADRPS; encoded by the exons ATGTTGGCCTGCAAGCGGGTGGCGAAG GAGCTGGAGGATCTTCAGGCAGAACTTCCCCCCTACCTACGGAACCTGTTCATCGACGATGCAGACGTCCTGGTGTGGCACGTGCTCCTCCTGCCC GAGGAACCACCCTACAACCTCAAGGCCTTCCACGTGCGCATCAGCTTCCCCAAGGACTATCCGTTCAAGCCCCCTACGGTGACATTTACTACCAGGATCTACCACCCCAACGTGGGCCACGATGGAAGCGTTTGCCTGCCCATCATCAGCCGTGAGAACTGGCAGCCTCACACCAAGACCAGCCAAG TCCTGGAGGCCCTCAGCGTGCTGGTGAATAGACCGGACCTGGGGCAGCCGATTCGGTTGGAGCTCGCCGACCTGCTGGCAGAGAACCCAGAGCGGTTCCACAGCGAGGCCAGAGAGTTCACCCTCAAGTACGGAGCCGACCGGCCCTCCTAG